A single window of Rhizobium indicum DNA harbors:
- a CDS encoding replicative DNA helicase, with translation MNDAARKITAVASSEQHYREAPNNIEAEQALLGAILMNNDAYYRVSDFLKPIHLYEPLHRKIFEVAGDIIRMGKIANPVTIKTFLKADEKVGDMTVSQYLASLVSNAVTVINAEDYGRAIYDLALRRALITIGEDVVNIAYDAPLDMPPQSQIEDTERRLFELAENGRYDGGFQAFNDAVALAIDMAAVAKERDGGLSGISTGIHSLDSKMGGLQRSDLIVLAGRPGMGKTSLATNIAYNIAAAYEGEVQSDGSMKAKNGGVVGFYSLEMSSEQLATRIISEQTEVSSSKIRRGDINDADFEKLVACSMMMQKVPLFIDQTGGISIAQLSARARRLKRQRGLDVLVVDYIQLMTGSGKSSDNRVQEITQITTGLKALGKELNVPIIALSQLSRQVESRDDKRPQLSDLRESGSIEQDADVVLFVFREEYYVKNSEPRDIHDPKYPEWEALFDKVKGTADVIIAKQRHGPTGTVKLAFQAEFTRFADLADPSFTQYEEH, from the coding sequence ATGAACGACGCCGCTCGAAAGATTACAGCTGTTGCCTCGTCAGAGCAGCACTACCGCGAAGCGCCCAACAATATCGAAGCCGAGCAGGCGCTTCTGGGTGCAATCCTGATGAACAACGACGCCTATTACCGGGTGTCAGACTTCCTGAAGCCGATCCATCTCTATGAACCGCTGCATCGGAAGATCTTCGAGGTTGCCGGCGATATCATCCGCATGGGCAAGATCGCCAATCCGGTGACGATCAAGACCTTCCTGAAGGCCGACGAGAAGGTCGGCGACATGACGGTTTCGCAATATCTGGCGAGCCTGGTCAGCAATGCCGTCACCGTCATCAATGCCGAGGATTACGGTCGGGCGATCTACGACCTGGCGCTGCGCCGGGCGCTGATCACCATCGGCGAGGACGTCGTCAACATCGCCTATGACGCGCCGCTCGACATGCCGCCGCAGTCGCAGATCGAGGATACCGAACGCCGCCTCTTCGAACTGGCGGAAAACGGTCGCTACGACGGCGGCTTCCAGGCCTTCAACGATGCGGTCGCGCTGGCGATCGACATGGCGGCCGTCGCCAAGGAACGTGACGGCGGGCTTTCCGGCATTTCCACCGGCATCCATTCGCTGGATTCCAAGATGGGCGGTTTGCAGCGGTCGGACTTGATCGTGCTTGCCGGACGCCCCGGCATGGGCAAGACCTCACTTGCTACAAACATCGCCTACAATATTGCGGCCGCCTACGAAGGCGAAGTCCAGTCGGACGGCAGCATGAAGGCGAAGAACGGCGGCGTCGTCGGTTTCTACTCGCTCGAAATGTCGTCCGAACAGCTTGCCACCCGTATCATCTCCGAGCAGACGGAAGTCTCCTCCTCGAAGATCCGCCGCGGCGACATCAACGATGCCGATTTCGAAAAGCTCGTCGCCTGCTCGATGATGATGCAGAAGGTGCCGCTCTTTATCGACCAGACCGGCGGCATCTCGATCGCCCAGCTTTCGGCCCGCGCGCGCCGTCTGAAGCGCCAGCGCGGCCTCGACGTGCTTGTGGTCGACTACATTCAGCTGATGACCGGCTCGGGCAAATCCAGCGACAACCGCGTGCAGGAAATCACCCAGATCACCACCGGCCTCAAGGCGCTCGGCAAGGAGCTCAACGTTCCGATCATCGCGCTGTCGCAGCTCTCGCGTCAGGTCGAAAGCCGCGACGACAAGCGGCCGCAGTTGTCCGACCTTCGCGAATCCGGCTCGATCGAGCAGGACGCCGACGTCGTGCTCTTCGTGTTCCGCGAGGAATATTACGTCAAGAATTCGGAGCCGCGCGACATCCACGATCCGAAATATCCGGAATGGGAAGCGCTGTTCGACAAGGTGAAGGGCACGGCCGACGTCATCATCGCCAAGCAGCGCCACGGGCCGACGGGCACGGTGAAGCTCGCCTTCCAGGCGGAATTCACGCGCTTTGCCGATCTCGCCGATCCCTCCTTCACCCAATATGAAGAGCACTGA
- the alr gene encoding alanine racemase yields the protein MWIMSEFFDAPEDDNFASAGLRLTVDLTALTENWRDMARRSGAARASAVVKADAYGMGIEDAGEALYMAGARDFFVATVDEGVTLRLYAPEARIFVLSGIWPGTERRFFDNDLVPVISSDEQLAFWMAVLADYGDYPCALHVDTGFNRLGLHIDDAIALANDVSRPASFAPVLVMSHLACADDPTHAMNRQQLESFRRVSAAYEGIDSSLAASAGIFLGEDYHFDLTRPGIALYGGEAVSGMANPMRPVATAEARIIQVRSVEAGETVSYGRALQLPRESRLAIASAGYADGYMRSQSSGGVPLRQVVPQGGQGFIAGHKVPVAGRITMDLTIFDITDLPDNAVRAGDYVELFGKNMPVDDVARTSGTIGYEILTSMGLRHERRYVAED from the coding sequence ATGTGGATCATGAGCGAATTTTTCGACGCCCCCGAAGACGACAACTTTGCCTCAGCAGGCCTGCGGTTGACCGTCGACCTGACCGCTCTGACGGAGAACTGGCGCGACATGGCGCGCCGCTCCGGTGCGGCGCGCGCCTCGGCGGTCGTCAAGGCAGATGCCTATGGCATGGGCATCGAGGATGCCGGCGAAGCGCTCTACATGGCAGGCGCGCGCGACTTCTTCGTCGCGACCGTCGACGAGGGCGTGACGCTTCGCCTCTATGCGCCCGAGGCGCGCATCTTCGTGCTCTCAGGCATCTGGCCAGGCACCGAGCGGCGCTTCTTCGACAATGATCTAGTGCCGGTGATTTCCTCCGACGAGCAGCTCGCCTTCTGGATGGCGGTGCTTGCCGATTACGGCGACTACCCCTGCGCGCTGCATGTCGATACCGGCTTCAATCGGCTCGGACTGCATATCGACGATGCGATCGCGCTCGCCAACGACGTCTCACGGCCGGCGAGCTTCGCGCCCGTGCTTGTCATGAGCCATCTCGCCTGCGCCGATGATCCCACCCATGCGATGAACCGGCAGCAGCTCGAATCATTCCGAAGGGTTAGCGCCGCTTATGAAGGTATCGATTCAAGCCTTGCCGCCTCGGCCGGCATCTTTCTCGGTGAGGATTATCACTTCGACCTGACCCGCCCCGGCATCGCGCTCTATGGCGGCGAAGCGGTCAGCGGCATGGCGAACCCGATGCGGCCCGTCGCGACGGCGGAAGCGCGCATCATCCAGGTGCGCAGCGTCGAAGCCGGCGAGACGGTCAGCTATGGGCGGGCGCTGCAGCTTCCCCGCGAAAGCCGGCTGGCGATCGCCTCGGCCGGCTATGCCGACGGCTACATGCGCAGCCAGTCGAGCGGCGGTGTGCCGCTGCGCCAGGTGGTGCCGCAAGGCGGGCAAGGTTTCATCGCCGGACACAAGGTTCCGGTTGCCGGCCGGATCACTATGGACCTGACGATCTTCGATATCACCGACCTGCCTGACAACGCCGTGCGCGCCGGGGATTATGTCGAGCTGTTCGGAAAGAACATGCCGGTGGACGATGTGGCGCGGACATCCGGCACGATCGGATACGAGATTCTGACCAGCATGGGGCTGCGCCACGAACGGCGCTACGTGGCCGAGGATTAG
- a CDS encoding LysE family translocator, translating into MFDYSFAHWLAFLSAAVLLNLSPGPDIAFILGHTMRSGKRAGFSALFGVWSGACLHVLMAALGLSAILAASAVAFSTVKWIGAAYLVWLGIQALRSGGGDGLITAAGESLPVARIYRQGILVSLLNPKVAIFFLAFLPQFVVEGAGPAWAQLMLHGALIIVVAAFIEPPLVLLGGRLADAIRHNQKIGLWLDRGLGALFVALGVRLALSSR; encoded by the coding sequence ATGTTCGATTATTCGTTTGCGCACTGGCTTGCATTTCTGTCGGCGGCGGTTCTGCTCAATCTCTCGCCCGGCCCCGACATCGCCTTCATCCTCGGTCATACGATGAGAAGCGGAAAACGTGCCGGTTTTTCGGCGCTGTTCGGTGTCTGGTCCGGCGCCTGCCTGCATGTACTGATGGCTGCACTCGGCCTCTCTGCCATACTTGCCGCTTCCGCCGTCGCCTTCTCGACGGTCAAATGGATCGGTGCGGCCTATCTCGTCTGGCTCGGCATTCAGGCTTTGCGCTCCGGTGGCGGCGATGGCCTGATAACGGCTGCTGGTGAAAGTTTGCCGGTTGCAAGAATCTATCGGCAGGGAATTCTGGTGTCGCTGCTCAATCCGAAAGTGGCGATATTCTTCCTGGCCTTCCTGCCGCAGTTCGTCGTCGAAGGGGCAGGGCCGGCATGGGCTCAGCTCATGCTGCATGGCGCGCTCATTATCGTCGTCGCCGCCTTCATCGAACCGCCGCTCGTCCTTCTCGGCGGGCGCCTTGCGGATGCAATCAGGCATAATCAAAAAATCGGCCTCTGGCTCGATCGCGGCCTCGGTGCGCTTTTCGTGGCGCTCGGTGTCCGTCTCGCCCTCAGCAGCCGTTGA
- the radA gene encoding DNA repair protein RadA — protein MAKARTQFICQSCGTVHNRWAGKCENCGEWNTIVEEDPMGGIGSGPGKTPKKGRPVALTALSGEIEEAPRIHTAMSELDRALGGGFVRGSAVLIGGDPGIGKSTLLMQAAAALARRGHKIIYVSGEEAVAQVRLRAQRLAAADTDVMLAAETNVEDILATLAEGKRPDLVIIDSIQTLWSELAESAPGTVTQVRTGVQAMIRFAKQTGAAMVLVGHVTKDGQIAGPRVVEHMVDAVLYFEGDRGHHYRILRTVKNRFGPTDEIGVFEMSDKGLREVANPSELFLGERNEKSPGAAVFAGMEGTRPILVEVQALVAPTSLGTPRRAVVGWDSARLSMILAVLEAHCGVRLGQHDVYLNVAGGYRISEPAADLAVASALVSSLAGIALPADCVYFGEVSLSGAIRPVAHTAQRLKEAEKLGFSAALLPSASTELPKGSGGRWSEVASLPDLVARIAGSKGALRVEDDV, from the coding sequence ATGGCGAAGGCCAGAACACAATTCATCTGCCAGAGTTGCGGCACGGTTCATAACCGCTGGGCCGGCAAATGCGAGAACTGCGGCGAGTGGAACACCATCGTCGAGGAAGACCCGATGGGCGGGATCGGCTCCGGTCCCGGCAAGACGCCGAAGAAGGGCCGACCGGTGGCGCTGACGGCACTCTCCGGCGAAATCGAGGAGGCGCCACGCATCCATACCGCCATGTCGGAGCTCGACCGGGCGCTCGGCGGCGGTTTCGTGCGCGGTTCGGCGGTGCTGATCGGCGGCGATCCCGGCATCGGTAAATCGACGCTGCTGATGCAGGCCGCCGCCGCCCTTGCACGGCGCGGCCACAAGATCATCTACGTCTCCGGCGAAGAAGCCGTGGCGCAGGTGCGGCTGCGGGCGCAACGCCTTGCGGCAGCCGATACCGATGTGATGCTGGCAGCCGAAACCAATGTCGAGGATATTCTGGCGACGCTCGCCGAGGGCAAGCGGCCGGACCTCGTCATCATCGATTCCATCCAGACGCTATGGAGCGAACTTGCCGAATCCGCCCCGGGAACGGTGACGCAGGTGCGCACCGGCGTGCAGGCAATGATCCGTTTCGCCAAGCAGACGGGTGCCGCCATGGTGCTCGTCGGCCACGTGACCAAGGACGGGCAGATCGCCGGCCCGCGCGTTGTCGAGCACATGGTCGACGCCGTGCTCTATTTCGAAGGCGATCGCGGCCATCACTACCGCATCCTGCGCACTGTCAAGAACCGCTTCGGCCCGACCGACGAGATCGGCGTCTTCGAAATGTCAGACAAAGGTTTGCGCGAAGTCGCCAACCCCTCGGAACTCTTCCTCGGCGAGCGCAACGAAAAATCGCCGGGGGCTGCCGTCTTCGCCGGCATGGAGGGCACCCGCCCCATTCTCGTCGAGGTGCAGGCGCTGGTGGCCCCAACCTCGCTCGGCACGCCGCGGCGCGCCGTGGTCGGCTGGGATTCGGCACGGCTGTCGATGATCCTTGCGGTGCTGGAAGCCCATTGCGGCGTCAGGCTCGGCCAGCACGACGTCTATCTCAACGTCGCCGGCGGTTACCGCATCTCCGAACCGGCGGCCGATCTTGCCGTCGCCTCGGCGCTCGTTTCCTCGCTTGCCGGTATTGCCCTTCCTGCCGATTGCGTCTATTTCGGCGAAGTCAGCCTGTCGGGTGCCATCCGGCCGGTTGCGCACACCGCCCAGCGTCTCAAGGAAGCCGAGAAGCTGGGATTTTCCGCAGCGCTGCTTCCGTCCGCCTCCACCGAATTGCCGAAGGGCTCCGGCGGGCGCTGGAGCGAAGTCGCAAGCCTGCCGGATCTGGTCGCGCGCATCGCCGGATCGAAGGGGGCGCTACGTGTGGAAGACGACGTTTGA
- a CDS encoding CvpA family protein yields MPITIFDGIVIGVVLFSAVLAMVRGFSREILSIASWGGSAAAAYYLYPYLLPYAKKYTDDDRIAIVGSAAVVFLIALIVISFITMKIADFIIDSRVGALDRTLGFLFGAARGVLLLVVAVAFWNWLVDADHRPAWVNEAKSKPFLDSMVVKLKSVLPEQFAQMIPESIRDKLQPPAQGAEGTTPPTGDQAPAEDAPTAPADGAQQPAN; encoded by the coding sequence ATGCCCATTACGATTTTCGACGGTATTGTCATCGGCGTCGTGCTCTTCTCCGCCGTGCTGGCGATGGTCCGCGGCTTTTCGCGCGAGATCCTCTCGATCGCGAGTTGGGGCGGTTCGGCCGCCGCTGCCTATTACCTCTATCCCTACCTGCTGCCCTATGCGAAAAAATACACCGATGACGACCGCATCGCGATCGTCGGTTCGGCAGCGGTCGTCTTCCTGATCGCGCTCATCGTCATCTCCTTCATTACGATGAAGATCGCCGATTTCATCATCGACAGCCGTGTCGGCGCGCTCGACCGCACACTCGGCTTCCTGTTCGGGGCAGCGCGCGGCGTGCTGCTCCTCGTCGTCGCCGTCGCCTTCTGGAACTGGCTCGTCGATGCCGACCACCGTCCGGCCTGGGTCAACGAAGCGAAGTCGAAGCCCTTCCTGGATTCGATGGTCGTGAAGCTGAAATCGGTTCTGCCGGAGCAATTTGCCCAGATGATACCGGAAAGCATCCGTGATAAGCTGCAGCCGCCGGCACAGGGCGCCGAAGGTACCACTCCGCCGACGGGCGACCAGGCTCCGGCGGAAGACGCACCGACCGCGCCCGCAGACGGCGCGCAGCAGCCGGCGAATTGA
- the purF gene encoding amidophosphoribosyltransferase: protein MNQSHSFPTDDPLDGDTLHEECGVFGILGHPDAAALTALGLHALQHRGQEAAGIVSFDGKRFYQERHMGLVGDHYTNPMTLARLPGSITIGHTRYSTTGEVAMRNVQPLFAELEEGGIAIAHNGNFTNGLTLRRQIIATGAICQSTSDTEVVLHLIARSRHASTSDRFIDAIRQMEGGYSMLAMTRTKLIAARDPTGIRPLVMGELDGKPIFCSETCALDIIGAKFIRDVENGEVVICEIQPDGSISIDARKPSKPQPERLCLFEYVYFARPDSVVGGRNVYTTRKHMGMNLAKESPVDADVIVPVPDGGTPAALGYAQQSGIPFEYGIIRNHYVGRTFIEPTQQIRAFGVKLKHSANRAMIEGKRVVLVDDSIVRGTTSLKIVQMIREAGAREVHVRVASPMIFFPDFYGIDTPDADKLLANQYADVEAMAKYIGADSLAFLSIDGLYRAVGGEDRNPVRPQFTDHYFTGDYPTRLLDKNGESMGNKISMLASNG from the coding sequence ATGAACCAGTCCCATTCCTTCCCGACCGACGATCCGCTCGACGGAGATACGCTGCATGAAGAATGCGGGGTTTTCGGAATTCTGGGACACCCTGATGCCGCCGCGCTCACGGCTCTTGGCCTGCATGCTCTGCAGCACCGCGGGCAGGAAGCGGCCGGCATCGTCTCCTTCGACGGCAAGCGCTTTTATCAAGAGCGCCACATGGGCCTTGTCGGCGACCACTATACCAATCCGATGACGCTCGCCCGCCTGCCCGGCAGCATTACGATCGGTCATACCCGCTACTCGACAACCGGCGAAGTGGCCATGCGCAACGTGCAGCCGCTCTTTGCCGAACTGGAAGAAGGCGGCATCGCCATTGCCCATAACGGCAATTTCACCAACGGCCTGACGCTGCGCCGCCAGATCATCGCGACCGGCGCCATCTGTCAGTCGACCTCCGATACCGAAGTCGTCCTTCACCTCATCGCCCGTTCCCGCCACGCTTCTACGTCCGACCGCTTCATCGACGCCATTCGTCAGATGGAAGGCGGCTATTCGATGCTCGCCATGACGCGCACCAAACTGATTGCCGCCCGCGACCCGACCGGCATCCGCCCGTTGGTGATGGGCGAACTCGACGGCAAGCCGATCTTCTGCTCGGAGACCTGCGCGCTCGACATTATCGGCGCCAAGTTCATCCGCGACGTTGAGAACGGCGAAGTCGTCATCTGCGAAATCCAGCCTGACGGTTCGATCAGCATCGATGCGCGCAAGCCCAGCAAGCCGCAACCCGAGCGCCTCTGCCTGTTCGAATATGTCTATTTCGCCCGCCCGGATTCGGTCGTTGGCGGCCGCAACGTCTATACGACGCGGAAGCACATGGGCATGAACCTTGCCAAGGAATCGCCCGTCGATGCCGACGTGATCGTGCCGGTGCCGGATGGCGGCACACCGGCGGCGCTCGGCTATGCGCAGCAGAGCGGCATTCCCTTCGAATACGGCATCATCCGCAACCACTATGTCGGGCGCACCTTCATCGAGCCGACGCAGCAGATTCGCGCCTTCGGTGTGAAGCTGAAGCATTCGGCCAACCGGGCGATGATCGAAGGCAAGCGCGTGGTGCTGGTCGATGATTCCATCGTGCGTGGCACGACGTCTCTCAAGATCGTCCAGATGATCCGCGAAGCCGGGGCGCGCGAAGTCCATGTCCGCGTAGCAAGCCCGATGATCTTCTTCCCGGATTTCTACGGCATCGACACGCCTGACGCAGACAAGCTGCTGGCAAATCAGTATGCCGATGTCGAAGCCATGGCCAAATATATCGGCGCGGATTCGCTCGCCTTCCTGTCGATCGACGGCCTCTATCGCGCCGTTGGCGGCGAGGATCGCAATCCGGTCCGGCCGCAGTTCACCGACCATTATTTCACCGGCGACTATCCGACCCGCCTGCTCGACAAGAACGGCGAGTCCATGGGCAACAAAATTTCGATGCTTGCCAGCAACGGCTGA
- a CDS encoding SDR family NAD(P)-dependent oxidoreductase has translation MNFNLEGKIALVTGASRGIGYFTALELAKAGAHVIACARTVGGLEDLDDAIKAVGGTATLVPFDLADMNAIDALGGSIFERWGKLDILVANAGVLGVISPIGHIEAKVFEKVMTINVTATWRLIRSVDPLLARSDAGRAVILSSGAAHKCRPFWGAYSASKAAVEALARTWAGESQSTPLRITSVDPGATRTAMRAQAVPGEDPQSLPHPSEVANAILPLLGPGVTETGKLFIVRENKLVDYRLPE, from the coding sequence ATGAACTTCAATCTTGAGGGCAAGATCGCACTCGTCACCGGTGCGTCGCGCGGCATCGGCTATTTCACGGCGCTGGAACTTGCCAAAGCCGGCGCCCATGTGATTGCCTGCGCACGCACGGTCGGCGGGCTCGAGGATCTCGACGATGCGATCAAGGCCGTCGGCGGCACGGCGACGCTCGTGCCCTTCGACCTTGCCGACATGAACGCGATCGATGCGCTCGGCGGCTCGATCTTCGAGCGCTGGGGCAAGCTCGACATCCTCGTCGCCAATGCCGGCGTGCTCGGCGTCATTTCGCCGATCGGCCATATCGAAGCAAAAGTGTTCGAGAAGGTGATGACCATCAACGTCACCGCGACATGGCGGCTGATCCGCTCGGTCGACCCGCTGCTGGCCCGCTCCGATGCCGGCCGTGCGGTGATCCTGTCTTCGGGTGCCGCTCACAAGTGCCGCCCCTTCTGGGGCGCCTATTCCGCTTCCAAGGCCGCGGTCGAGGCGCTGGCACGCACATGGGCCGGCGAAAGTCAAAGCACCCCGCTGCGGATCACCAGCGTCGATCCGGGTGCCACGCGCACGGCGATGCGGGCGCAGGCGGTGCCCGGCGAAGATCCGCAGTCGCTGCCGCATCCCTCCGAGGTCGCAAATGCGATCCTGCCGTTGCTCGGGCCTGGTGTGACGGAGACGGGCAAGCTGTTTATCGTCCGGGAGAACAAGCTCGTCGATTACCGGCTGCCTGAATAA